AAACTAAGTGCACGAAAGAAAGAAGTGGTAGCTGGTAAGGAATTTAAAGTGAAAATTTTGCAACTGCTTGATGCTCAAGTATATATTACTACTATTCTTAATGCTCAAATTTGTGTGTTTGATTTGCTGGAAACAGATGGATGCAACAACTGATCGGGTTAAAAAAAGATGAAGCAAGGAATGTTGGTTCCAGGGCTCTAAATCTGAAGCAAGGAATGTTGGTTCCCGGGCTTTATATCTGAAGCAAGGAATGTTAGTTCCTGGGCTCTAAATCTGAAGCTTCCTTTTGGTGAGATAGATGTGGAGGAGAATCTGGAGCTGCTCAGGAGGCTGTTGGGTCTTGAGCATGTCGAGGTCCTGATGATAAGTCATTGTTGACGTGCAATGTGAACCTTACATTTTAATCTGGCCTGTATGACGTTCCTGAACAAATGCACTGGCCAAACCAGCCAAATGAGGCTCTAAATACTTACATTTTAATCTACCCAGAAATCTGAAGGTGATGTCGTGTACATAAATAAGGCAGGATAATGGTGCAAGAGTGACATTTGCATATGTGCAGTTTATTTGATAGTTTACAACTAATCGATGGTAGATAATCTAGTATATATTTTGTCATATGAAACTGCAAGTTTGAAACTTTCTCATGATCTGTAGGAGGAGAAGGTGTCGCTGCCGGTGGCGCGCCATCGGGACTGACGGAAGGCGATGGCAGGGACACCGCAACCCCATCAGCGCGAGCATTAGATATTGTTCTCAATTAGAAAAATCTTGATGATGTAAATTGTCATATCAGTGTGAGCATGAGCGTTGTTATGAACTTTTGATGAGTATGTTCTGGTCCAGTCATTAGGGCAGATTGATGGTGGTGTATTTTTATTTGAGTTGTACTCAGACTGTTCAAGATTTTCGTGCAAGTCTGCTAGTACTTAGTCAAGCAATCTAGTTGTGCAAGTCTAGCCATTTGCTAGCAGTTAACTTGGCAAGCTAGAGTCCGCTGATCCTGATCACGTATGAAACTTCAGTTTGCTTAAAATTTTGGTGTGTGGATTGGATTTGCATGTTAGCTCCAAAATTTAAATCTGAAATGCCTCACTTCCATCAAGTATTGTTTGACTATCTGGGTCTGCTACTTGTATGCTTTGTTCTGTTCAGCTGCAGCTACCTTTCTTTCTCTGGTAGTAACAAAGCAAAACTCCCGATGTGCCATTTGAGACCTAAGAAAAATCATCTACTAGCGCCCCAACAATGGTGGCACATACAAGATTTAAACTTTGATACAAATATTTTATTAGTTATGTGCTCACAGTTCTCTACATATAGAGTCAAATTTCATCTCTAATTGCTAAATTTGGTGTTCCTTCTCATTCAAAAGGTGGACCGATGAAGCCAATGCATCTTGTAGACTATTGCTTGAAGCCATTGTGCAATAGTTTACCATCTCTTTAGCATACTTCTTGAGAAGGTCCTCCCGGATTGACAAACTACATCCTACATACATTAGTATCAGCAGACCAAAAAAGTTAGTGCAACGAAATTAAAAATTGTGTTAGAAATATTACACAATACTATATGAACACAAAAGAAAGATCACCTCTGGCACATTGCATTTTAGAAAGCACAAACGTACGTCATTTTCTGTGTAATAGATGCGTCGCATTGCCGGTTCATGGCAAGCACATTGGAGCTCTGGCAGATCAGAGTCATCTATGGCAGGCGATCCATGACGACTGAAACACGAGACGGATTCTCTCGTTGACATattcgagatttttttttttaacttaCAGAGAACCATGTAGACATCATTTACAAATAATTCAACAATCTAAATTAAGAAAACTATAACCAACCATTGCAGCTGTTAGTGAAGCAGTGTACTAGTCTTTTGGACATATGGTTCAGGACCTAAACCTGAGTATCAAGTTCAGGACATTTTACTTTGTCCATTAGTTTCAGAGAATTGCATGTAGCATGTCTTCATGTTTAGGTAGGACAAATAGAACCTAGGATTACCTTCTCCTTCACTTTACAAGCATGTAGACAGCAACAGGAACAACCATGGAGCACTTGGACAGCACCAGCGAGTACTGTACCAGAGCCAACTCAGCGAAGAAGAACACCATGTTCTCCATTTGCATAATCAACAACAGAAACTTCTGCATTACACAAACTCACTTTATGATGTATTCAATCTTCCAGTGCGAGTACATCTGAATTTACTTATTGTGGCGTATTTGATGATTAACTCCTTATACTTCTTCGAACCAGATGAATACATTGCCTTTGTAAAGCGCAAAAGGAAGACATATGGTATAGGAACGGTCAGGTTCCACTATAGCCTGTTCAAAATCGCCTTCTTCATCCTTAGTATCTGCTCTCTAGTATAGGCACTATCTGATATAAAGATGAAATCGTTGACCTCCTGATTAAGTGTACAGAAATTTGATCAGAACATGAACTCAGTGGACAGTTGAAAGTGCATTTTAATCGAAATTCTTAAGTCTAGTACCTATGGAGCCCAGATCTCCTCGTGCTTGCAGGCGATTAGCAGGGCCGACACACCTACGAAGCTGCAGCTCCCTCCGAAGGTCTAGTACCTATGGCTGCATCGAGAGGCACCGGTCGATGATGTTGACCGTAAGGTACAGAACTCCGCCATTGGGGAAGGGGTCGGCGGGGCGGTGGCGCCGGAGTTGGGGAATGGAGAGATAGCGGCGGCCGGGGAACCTCCCGCAGGAGCATGGCGGAAGAAACAAGGGATCGAGATCTTACCCGCTATGATCGGCAGATCTTGGGCTTGGGCTGGACCAGTCTATTGGGCTGGGCTCGTCTATTAGGCCAGGCCCGTATTCACTTTATTTTTCTGAGGAGCGAAAATTTCCAGAGGTATGTAACATAACGGGGTCTCCTGCTTCCATTGGTTAGTAAGGGTAGTTGTTTGTTTTGTGCAAGGATAGGCGCAGTTGCTTTCCCAAGGCAAGATATATAGTCGAGTGTTCGGGCAAACACTATTTCTTATTGTTCAATTCATATAGGATCTTCCTCGATACATACCTCTCCAGTTTTGG
This is a stretch of genomic DNA from Lolium rigidum isolate FL_2022 unplaced genomic scaffold, APGP_CSIRO_Lrig_0.1 contig_45622_1, whole genome shotgun sequence. It encodes these proteins:
- the LOC124681513 gene encoding uncharacterized protein LOC124681513 isoform X2 encodes the protein MDRASSFLTASLGCSSSRTCPYSFKFFASLSRGHAGPCIHYVLTRYDAEEKTKCTKERSGSWRRRCRCRWRAIGTDGRRWQGHRNPISASIRYCSQLEKS